A region of Maridesulfovibrio sp. DNA encodes the following proteins:
- the murG gene encoding undecaprenyldiphospho-muramoylpentapeptide beta-N-acetylglucosaminyltransferase: MNRIVLTTGGTGGHVFPALAVANEIKTRFPNCEILFIGGKGPEREMVEQAGFSFKGLPAKGVMGGGLKKILSSLWIVAALVMALREIASFRPEAVIGFGGYAGFCPVLAAWMLGIPTAIHEQNSIPGVTNRILGRIVKRVFASFEDRNGSFPAAKTVVVGNPVRKEIFNSGRNADSKAVLVFGGSQGAAAINDAIISGLAKLKEAGITLRHQTGKNDFEKVRKAYVENGMDTGAVSPFIHDMGKAYAEAALIVCRAGASTVFEIAAAGKPAILIPFPQATHDHQTGNARSLADLGAALLIPQNELDGPKLADEIIKLITDQDRLKAMGSKGLSFARTDAASAIAEGIGDIIRMKTVRGAA, encoded by the coding sequence ATGAACCGCATTGTCCTGACCACCGGCGGCACCGGGGGACACGTTTTCCCCGCACTGGCCGTTGCCAACGAGATTAAAACCCGTTTCCCAAACTGCGAGATTCTCTTTATCGGCGGCAAGGGACCGGAACGGGAAATGGTCGAACAGGCGGGATTCTCTTTTAAGGGACTCCCGGCAAAAGGTGTAATGGGCGGCGGTTTGAAAAAAATTTTGAGTTCGCTCTGGATAGTAGCCGCGCTGGTTATGGCCCTGAGGGAAATCGCATCATTCAGGCCGGAAGCGGTAATCGGGTTCGGCGGATATGCCGGATTCTGCCCGGTGCTGGCGGCATGGATGCTGGGCATCCCCACAGCAATCCACGAGCAGAACAGTATTCCCGGAGTAACCAACCGCATTCTGGGAAGAATTGTAAAAAGAGTTTTCGCCTCATTTGAGGACCGCAACGGATCATTCCCCGCAGCCAAAACTGTTGTGGTGGGTAATCCGGTTCGTAAAGAGATATTTAACTCCGGCAGAAATGCTGACTCCAAAGCAGTTCTGGTCTTCGGTGGAAGTCAGGGCGCGGCAGCCATCAATGATGCAATTATCAGTGGCCTTGCCAAGCTCAAGGAAGCAGGAATAACCCTGCGCCACCAGACCGGGAAAAATGATTTTGAAAAAGTCCGCAAAGCATACGTGGAGAACGGCATGGACACCGGTGCAGTATCCCCGTTCATCCATGATATGGGCAAAGCTTATGCCGAAGCTGCCCTCATCGTGTGCCGGGCCGGGGCTTCAACTGTTTTCGAGATAGCAGCAGCGGGTAAGCCGGCAATACTGATTCCGTTTCCGCAGGCCACCCACGATCACCAGACCGGCAACGCACGTTCATTGGCTGATCTGGGCGCGGCACTGTTGATTCCGCAGAACGAACTCGACGGACCAAAGCTGGCAGATGAAATTATTAAACTGATTACGGATCAGGACAGGCTGAAAGCCATGGGAAGCAAGGGGCTTTCATTTGCCAGAACTGATGCGGCCTCCGCCATCGCGGAAGGCATTGGAGATATTATTAGAATGAAAACAGTGAGAGGTGCAGCATGA
- a CDS encoding FtsQ-type POTRA domain-containing protein, translating into MSVAGLNKSRLNLSKSGKKRVSRNKPMKRKNTSQPIGGVFAAMLRKLCISGVCLLILAVVGLGCLAGYRWVTALPYFALQDIKVSGNHRLSYGEILSIADVSLNKNSLAVNISEVENRLSENLWIKSATVRRQLPGKMQIHVHEKNPRFMVRHNDVLYYCDSKGELIAPVAPGKFSSLPFLNIESEAMDKAGILPEFMNKLSRRELPFDPGQIAWIDIKGGNRMEIFMDRLGLTVLLGLDNWQEQLSHLNTVWKDLKNRGEFRDVAVISTGKNRVWVEKRSSGK; encoded by the coding sequence ATGAGCGTAGCAGGACTGAACAAAAGCAGGTTGAACCTGAGTAAATCAGGAAAGAAACGGGTCAGCCGCAACAAACCTATGAAACGCAAGAATACTTCGCAGCCCATAGGCGGTGTTTTCGCCGCCATGTTGCGCAAGCTCTGCATTTCCGGGGTTTGCCTGTTGATTCTGGCTGTTGTGGGTCTCGGCTGCCTTGCAGGATACCGCTGGGTAACCGCCCTGCCTTATTTTGCATTGCAGGATATCAAAGTCAGCGGCAACCACCGTTTGAGCTACGGAGAGATATTGTCCATCGCCGACGTCAGCCTGAATAAAAACAGCCTCGCGGTTAATATCAGTGAAGTGGAAAACAGACTCAGCGAAAACCTGTGGATCAAATCCGCTACGGTGCGCAGACAACTTCCGGGGAAAATGCAGATTCATGTGCATGAAAAAAATCCCCGTTTCATGGTTCGTCACAATGACGTCCTTTACTATTGTGACAGCAAGGGAGAACTGATCGCTCCGGTCGCTCCTGGCAAGTTCAGTTCCCTGCCCTTCCTGAATATTGAGTCCGAAGCCATGGACAAGGCGGGAATCCTGCCTGAGTTCATGAACAAGCTCAGCAGACGGGAACTCCCCTTTGATCCGGGCCAGATAGCATGGATTGATATCAAGGGCGGCAACCGCATGGAAATTTTTATGGACAGACTTGGCCTTACGGTGCTGCTGGGTCTGGACAACTGGCAAGAACAGCTTTCACACCTGAACACAGTTTGGAAAGACCTCAAGAACAGGGGAGAGTTCAGGGATGTGGCAGTCATTTCAACCGGGAAGAACAGGGTCTGGGTTGAAAAACGCAGTTCCGGGAAATGA
- the murC gene encoding UDP-N-acetylmuramate--L-alanine ligase encodes MRSRVGNIHMIGIGGSGMSGIAEVLINMGFTVTGSDLAAGAPVKRLLKMGAQVFIGHGADNVTDADVVVKSTAISDENPELLKARELGIPVIPRAEMLAELMRLRTGIAVAGTHGKTTTTSLLATIFTEAELDPTVIIGGRLNTFGSNARLGEGQFLIAEADESDGSFLCLAPIITVVTNVDKDHLDFYGGQEAIDESFRKFMNSIPFYGMNVVCGDDPGVQRLLPSIKRPCMTYGLAEGNRLRGEILSCEVRSLFKVYLDGKLLGEVSLAQPGKHNVLNALGAIGVSLEAGLDPKIILSGLSNFMGVGRRFEKKGESKGILVVDDYGHHPAEIKATIETAKSCFPHRRLVVAFQPHRFTRTQALFGEFCKTFEKADELLLTEIYPASEDPIPGVNGMSLAQGIRQVSDTKVRFYPDFEMMQNELPNILKPGDLFITQGAGSIYTVGEKFLEYLGEDGEKVLKPEEITAF; translated from the coding sequence ATGCGCAGCAGGGTTGGCAACATCCATATGATCGGTATCGGCGGCTCTGGTATGAGCGGCATTGCCGAGGTGTTGATCAACATGGGCTTCACTGTTACAGGTTCCGACCTCGCCGCAGGTGCTCCTGTAAAACGTCTGCTCAAAATGGGCGCGCAGGTCTTCATCGGACATGGAGCGGATAATGTCACTGACGCCGACGTAGTGGTCAAATCCACTGCAATTTCCGATGAAAACCCGGAATTGCTCAAGGCCCGCGAGCTGGGTATTCCCGTTATTCCCAGAGCGGAAATGCTTGCCGAACTCATGCGCTTGCGTACCGGAATCGCCGTGGCCGGAACCCACGGCAAGACCACTACGACATCTCTGCTGGCTACAATTTTCACTGAAGCAGAACTGGACCCCACGGTCATTATCGGCGGACGCCTGAACACCTTCGGCAGCAACGCCCGCCTCGGTGAAGGGCAATTCCTCATTGCCGAAGCGGATGAATCCGACGGTTCATTCCTCTGTCTTGCGCCGATCATTACTGTAGTTACCAACGTTGATAAAGATCACCTTGATTTTTACGGCGGGCAGGAAGCTATTGATGAATCATTCCGCAAATTCATGAACTCCATTCCCTTTTACGGAATGAATGTGGTCTGCGGGGATGATCCGGGTGTGCAACGGCTGCTGCCTTCCATCAAACGCCCCTGCATGACTTACGGACTGGCCGAAGGCAACAGACTGCGCGGGGAAATCCTGTCCTGTGAAGTGCGTTCCCTGTTCAAAGTCTACCTTGACGGAAAACTGCTTGGTGAAGTCTCACTGGCCCAGCCCGGTAAACACAACGTACTCAACGCGCTGGGAGCCATCGGGGTGTCGCTTGAGGCCGGACTTGATCCGAAAATTATCCTCTCCGGTCTGTCGAACTTCATGGGCGTGGGCCGCAGGTTTGAAAAGAAAGGTGAAAGCAAAGGCATCCTCGTTGTTGACGACTACGGACACCATCCGGCAGAAATTAAGGCCACCATTGAAACCGCCAAATCCTGCTTCCCGCACCGCAGGCTGGTGGTGGCATTCCAGCCGCACAGGTTCACCCGTACTCAAGCGCTGTTCGGTGAATTCTGCAAAACCTTTGAAAAAGCGGATGAACTGCTGCTGACTGAAATCTACCCCGCATCAGAAGACCCTATTCCGGGCGTAAACGGAATGTCACTGGCGCAGGGAATAAGACAGGTCAGCGACACTAAAGTCCGCTTTTACCCTGATTTTGAAATGATGCAGAACGAACTCCCCAACATTCTCAAACCCGGTGACCTGTTCATCACGCAGGGGGCGGGGTCCATCTACACTGTTGGCGAGAAATTTTTAGAGTATCTGGGAGAGGATGGAGAAAAAGTTCTCAAACCAGAAGAAATAACAGCATTTTAA
- the mraY gene encoding phospho-N-acetylmuramoyl-pentapeptide-transferase: MIYHFLVPLSAQLGVLNVFRYITFRSIYALLTALVITIVLGPMMMRWLQKIKCGQYIQDEVGELHKCKAGTPTMGGLLLGFGVLVSTMLWADLSNMYVWLTMLVFAGFGLVGFVDDYTKIRGKQNKGISPKAKLFGQLLVAGIAVGLLIMQPAYSTELAVPFFKNFTPNLGWLYLPFALLVMIGASNGVNLTDGLDGLAIGPSITSATCYAFFIYIAGHVGMANYLNVPHVPGVGEVTVFCGALVGAGLGFLWYNAYPAQLFMGDVGSLSIGGVLGFIAVLCKQELLLIIVGGVFVFETISVIMQVSYFKVSGGKRIFRMAPLHHHFEHKGVPESKIVIRFWIISILMALMALSTLKIR, translated from the coding sequence ATGATCTATCATTTTCTAGTCCCCCTGAGCGCACAGTTGGGAGTGCTTAACGTATTCCGGTACATAACCTTTCGCTCCATCTACGCCCTGCTTACCGCGCTGGTGATCACCATCGTACTCGGCCCCATGATGATGCGCTGGCTGCAAAAAATCAAATGCGGCCAGTATATTCAGGACGAAGTCGGTGAATTGCACAAATGCAAAGCCGGAACACCGACTATGGGCGGGTTGCTGCTCGGTTTCGGAGTGCTGGTTTCCACCATGCTCTGGGCAGACCTGAGCAACATGTACGTCTGGCTGACCATGCTGGTCTTCGCCGGGTTCGGTCTGGTGGGATTCGTTGACGACTACACCAAAATAAGAGGCAAACAGAACAAAGGGATTTCCCCTAAAGCCAAACTTTTCGGGCAATTGCTGGTGGCAGGAATTGCTGTAGGCCTGCTGATCATGCAACCTGCATATTCAACAGAACTGGCTGTGCCGTTCTTTAAAAATTTCACCCCGAACCTCGGCTGGCTCTATCTGCCCTTTGCCCTGCTGGTCATGATCGGGGCTTCCAACGGGGTTAACCTCACAGACGGATTGGACGGTTTGGCAATCGGGCCATCCATCACCAGTGCCACCTGTTACGCTTTTTTTATTTACATTGCCGGGCATGTGGGCATGGCTAACTATCTGAATGTTCCCCATGTACCGGGAGTAGGTGAAGTTACGGTCTTCTGCGGGGCTCTTGTGGGCGCAGGACTTGGCTTCCTCTGGTACAACGCATACCCGGCCCAGTTATTCATGGGAGATGTAGGTTCGCTCAGCATCGGCGGCGTGCTTGGTTTTATAGCCGTGCTCTGCAAACAGGAACTGCTGCTGATTATCGTCGGCGGAGTCTTCGTATTTGAGACCATCTCGGTAATCATGCAGGTTAGTTATTTCAAAGTCAGCGGCGGCAAACGGATTTTCCGCATGGCCCCCCTGCACCATCATTTTGAACACAAGGGAGTTCCGGAATCCAAGATAGTAATCAGGTTCTGGATCATCTCAATATTAATGGCTCTTATGGCTCTTAGTACCCTGAAAATCAGGTAA
- the ftsW gene encoding putative lipid II flippase FtsW, whose protein sequence is MNKKKNLSGKPERLDYWLLGAALLLACFGLMMVLSASGIMAERFFDDKYIFFKKQAVFLVAGTFMMYISSRLPKAVFYNMVYVWLMAAFVLLLLCDFSPLSVAAGGAKRWIALGPIRIQPLEFCKPALVLYLAYFFSRKQELIKTFSVGFLPPFAITGVLCLLLMMQPDFGGSVFLCMILFFMSLVGGTRISYLLTSLIFAGGAGYMLITSSPYRLKRMTAFIDPFKSAHEEGYQLVQSLYAFGSGNVFGQGLGAGKQKLFFLPEAHNDFIMAVVGEELGFIGVVAVFAVIGFLVWRGFKIALAQEDLQDRFTAYGLTIMLALGFCLNLAVVMGTVPPKGVPMPFVSYGGSSLMISCICIGILLNLSRGKV, encoded by the coding sequence TTGAACAAGAAAAAGAACCTCTCCGGCAAACCGGAACGGCTTGATTACTGGCTGTTGGGCGCAGCGCTGCTGCTGGCCTGCTTCGGACTGATGATGGTCCTTTCCGCCAGTGGAATCATGGCTGAGCGTTTCTTCGACGACAAATACATCTTCTTCAAGAAGCAGGCGGTATTTCTCGTGGCCGGAACCTTCATGATGTATATCAGCTCCCGTCTGCCTAAAGCCGTTTTCTATAATATGGTCTATGTCTGGCTTATGGCAGCTTTTGTGCTCCTGCTGCTCTGCGACTTCTCGCCCCTGTCGGTTGCTGCCGGCGGTGCGAAACGCTGGATAGCACTGGGGCCGATCCGCATCCAGCCGCTGGAATTCTGCAAACCGGCGCTGGTGCTCTATCTGGCTTACTTTTTCTCCCGTAAGCAGGAACTGATCAAGACCTTCAGCGTGGGCTTTCTGCCTCCCTTTGCCATTACCGGGGTGCTCTGCCTGCTGCTTATGATGCAACCTGATTTTGGCGGATCGGTCTTTTTATGCATGATCCTTTTCTTCATGAGTCTGGTCGGCGGAACCAGAATCAGCTACCTGCTAACTTCACTGATTTTCGCAGGCGGTGCCGGATACATGCTCATCACCAGCTCCCCGTACAGGCTGAAACGCATGACCGCGTTCATAGACCCCTTCAAATCCGCACATGAAGAAGGCTACCAGTTGGTTCAATCCCTGTACGCCTTTGGGTCGGGTAATGTCTTCGGGCAGGGGCTTGGGGCAGGTAAGCAGAAACTTTTCTTTCTCCCTGAAGCACATAATGACTTCATCATGGCTGTTGTGGGTGAAGAGCTTGGCTTTATCGGCGTGGTGGCAGTATTTGCGGTTATCGGTTTTCTTGTCTGGCGCGGATTTAAAATAGCTCTGGCTCAGGAAGATCTGCAGGACCGTTTCACCGCCTACGGGCTGACCATCATGCTCGCGCTTGGTTTCTGCCTGAACCTTGCAGTTGTCATGGGAACCGTACCGCCCAAGGGCGTGCCCATGCCTTTTGTTAGCTATGGCGGTTCAAGCCTGATGATTTCCTGTATCTGCATCGGCATCCTCCTCAATCTTTCAAGGGGGAAAGTCTGA
- the murB gene encoding UDP-N-acetylmuramate dehydrogenase, translating to MTLELLHKPGLAQLTSLGIGGNARVLAKVRDEAGLDELSRFIEREGSSLLAIGEGSNMLALDGELNIALVQVACQRKAEAVISGNSVLVPADMRLPGLLSILIKNGLSGMEGLAGIPGSVGGSIAMNSGSYGTDMQASVKRIRLWTPSKGLFWKDAAELNWGYRHFSTGHDEFFLVWEVEFELSRSTEEEVRSGIKKTFEKKKATQPVTAKTAGCVFKNPEGHSAGKLLDDAGFRGRNLGGMGFSEMHANFLENKGGGTATQALELMAKASEAVADKFGVTLEPEVIILS from the coding sequence ATGACACTGGAACTGCTTCATAAACCGGGCTTGGCTCAGCTCACCTCACTAGGCATTGGCGGAAACGCCCGTGTACTGGCAAAGGTGCGTGACGAAGCCGGACTGGACGAACTTTCCCGCTTCATTGAGCGCGAGGGTTCTAGCCTGCTTGCCATCGGTGAAGGAAGCAACATGCTGGCCTTAGACGGGGAACTGAATATTGCCCTCGTACAGGTGGCCTGCCAGCGTAAAGCCGAAGCCGTTATATCCGGAAACAGCGTCCTGGTTCCCGCAGATATGCGGCTGCCGGGACTGCTTTCAATACTCATTAAGAATGGTCTTTCCGGTATGGAAGGACTGGCAGGAATTCCCGGTTCGGTGGGCGGTTCCATCGCCATGAATTCCGGATCATACGGAACCGACATGCAGGCTTCCGTTAAAAGAATCCGGCTCTGGACTCCTTCCAAGGGACTTTTCTGGAAGGACGCGGCTGAATTGAATTGGGGCTACAGGCACTTTTCAACTGGTCACGATGAATTCTTTCTGGTCTGGGAAGTTGAGTTTGAACTTTCCCGTTCCACAGAGGAAGAGGTCCGCTCCGGAATCAAAAAAACTTTTGAAAAAAAGAAAGCTACCCAGCCGGTCACCGCAAAAACTGCCGGGTGCGTTTTCAAGAATCCGGAAGGACACAGTGCGGGCAAATTGCTCGACGATGCCGGATTCAGGGGCAGAAACCTCGGAGGCATGGGCTTTTCCGAAATGCACGCCAACTTCCTTGAGAACAAAGGAGGCGGCACCGCAACACAGGCACTGGAGCTCATGGCTAAGGCAAGCGAAGCCGTGGCTGACAAGTTCGGCGTAACCTTAGAGCCGGAGGTCATAATACTGTCATGA
- the murD gene encoding UDP-N-acetylmuramoyl-L-alanine--D-glutamate ligase codes for MDSAFVEQVTSTRMFTGRLAVVAGAGRSGLAAAKLLHKLKATVRIVDSNENLSTDILEGLGPDTELMTGPFCEEQFAGADVIIASPGIPARKIAPFIGNLPERAIISELELASWFANEPKIAITGTNGKTTTTALIKHILESAGRKAFAGANYGTPLSEFIAADGKADVLVLEVSSFQLQNCRLFRPQAAILLNISPNHLNYHEDMDEYLQAKLKIFERQSEDELAILPADMKNELDPATFTKAEVKWFDGSTFEEQPNLPGFHNRLNIEAAWLALEKIGLTREEFEAGLKTFEGKPHRVQEIGSVDGIRFIDDSKGTNLDAVRAALDTFEGPVRLLLGGVFKGGDVSEIIPAMRGKVAEVGLFGAGREYFEPALKDEFKISWYENLEKAVRALFANAQAGDIILLSPATASFDAYSGYEARGDDFKRIMEELS; via the coding sequence ATGGACAGCGCATTTGTAGAACAGGTCACCTCGACCCGCATGTTCACCGGCAGGTTGGCAGTAGTCGCCGGGGCCGGAAGATCAGGTCTTGCTGCAGCAAAACTGCTGCACAAGCTCAAGGCCACCGTGCGCATTGTGGACAGTAATGAAAATCTGAGCACTGACATCCTTGAAGGATTGGGACCGGATACAGAACTCATGACCGGACCCTTCTGCGAAGAACAATTTGCCGGAGCGGATGTGATAATAGCCAGCCCCGGAATCCCGGCCCGCAAAATAGCTCCGTTTATCGGTAACCTTCCGGAACGGGCCATCATTTCCGAGCTGGAACTCGCTTCGTGGTTTGCAAATGAGCCCAAAATCGCAATCACCGGGACCAACGGCAAAACAACAACAACCGCGCTGATCAAACACATTCTGGAAAGCGCAGGCCGCAAAGCTTTTGCCGGGGCCAACTATGGCACTCCCCTTTCGGAATTTATCGCCGCTGACGGCAAAGCGGATGTCCTTGTACTTGAAGTTTCAAGCTTCCAGCTCCAGAACTGCCGTTTATTCAGACCGCAGGCCGCCATCCTGCTCAATATTTCTCCCAACCACCTCAATTACCATGAGGACATGGACGAATATCTGCAGGCAAAACTCAAGATTTTCGAACGCCAGAGTGAAGACGAACTGGCCATCCTGCCTGCAGACATGAAAAATGAACTCGACCCGGCCACCTTCACCAAAGCCGAAGTAAAATGGTTTGACGGTTCAACCTTTGAAGAGCAGCCAAACCTGCCCGGATTCCACAACCGCCTGAACATTGAAGCGGCGTGGCTGGCTCTCGAAAAGATAGGTCTGACCCGCGAAGAATTTGAAGCAGGGCTGAAAACATTTGAAGGCAAACCGCACCGGGTGCAGGAGATCGGCTCTGTAGACGGAATCCGCTTCATTGATGACTCCAAGGGCACCAACCTTGATGCTGTACGCGCAGCACTTGATACCTTTGAAGGACCAGTCCGTTTACTTCTCGGCGGTGTATTCAAAGGCGGAGATGTAAGCGAGATTATCCCGGCCATGCGAGGAAAAGTTGCAGAAGTAGGGCTTTTCGGTGCAGGACGCGAGTACTTCGAACCCGCTCTCAAGGATGAATTTAAAATTTCCTGGTACGAAAATCTTGAAAAAGCAGTGCGTGCCCTTTTTGCAAATGCACAGGCAGGAGACATCATCCTGCTTTCCCCGGCAACAGCGAGCTTTGACGCTTACTCCGGGTACGAGGCTAGAGGCGATGATTTTAAACGGATCATGGAGGAACTATCTTGA
- the murF gene encoding UDP-N-acetylmuramoyl-tripeptide--D-alanyl-D-alanine ligase — MKLTLCELEEQLMGSSDLPSAADIEIAAVRTDSRLVKEGDVFFCIAGENFDGHNFAEQAFEAGAVAVVVSQFMPELEGKQTIMVRDTVQALGRIAAYWRLKSHARMIAVTGSAGKTTVKEMLAHVLSGSHSVHKNFMNMNNQLGLPLSMLEATGEETYWVMELGISLPHDMGELGPIAQPDMAIIHNIGPAHLEGLGSLENVAIQKSSLFKYIRPEGKALCCKDHELLWNAANEISTPVAFSSQDETAEYYSTLLHTLPDGSGRFLIKAGEETAEVILPTCGSHFAENAAAVTCAAHQLGMELTEIAERLSTVELPKQRFHCHTHGEWTLIDDSYNANPLSMDRAIDTAKHIAGERPLVLVLGDMLELGEEAGCAHCDLGTKIASVKPDATFYHGMHYAEVAANTNGSTLVPVNKPAEFLNGIHELGLNDAVVLFKGSRSCHMEDYFNALSSDINRESGGNKA; from the coding sequence TTGAAGCTGACCTTATGTGAACTCGAAGAACAGCTCATGGGGAGCAGCGATCTACCCTCTGCGGCAGACATCGAAATAGCAGCTGTGCGTACTGACAGCAGGCTGGTAAAAGAAGGTGATGTCTTTTTCTGCATTGCAGGGGAAAATTTCGACGGCCACAACTTTGCAGAACAGGCTTTTGAAGCCGGAGCAGTTGCGGTGGTTGTTTCCCAGTTCATGCCCGAACTTGAGGGCAAACAAACCATCATGGTTCGCGACACCGTACAGGCCCTTGGCCGGATTGCCGCGTACTGGCGGTTGAAATCCCATGCCCGAATGATCGCAGTAACTGGCTCTGCCGGTAAGACAACCGTAAAAGAAATGCTGGCCCACGTGCTTTCCGGTTCCCATTCCGTGCATAAGAACTTCATGAACATGAACAACCAGCTAGGTCTGCCTCTCTCCATGCTTGAAGCAACAGGAGAAGAGACTTACTGGGTCATGGAGCTGGGCATCAGCCTGCCTCATGATATGGGTGAGCTCGGTCCCATTGCACAGCCTGACATGGCAATTATCCACAATATCGGTCCCGCACACCTTGAAGGGCTGGGCTCGCTGGAAAATGTTGCTATCCAGAAGTCATCACTTTTCAAATACATCCGTCCCGAAGGGAAGGCCCTGTGCTGCAAGGATCACGAACTGCTCTGGAACGCAGCCAATGAAATAAGCACGCCTGTTGCCTTTTCCTCTCAGGATGAAACCGCAGAATACTACAGCACCCTGCTGCACACCCTTCCTGACGGGTCAGGGCGTTTCCTGATTAAGGCCGGAGAGGAGACAGCGGAAGTGATTCTGCCCACCTGCGGCTCACATTTCGCGGAAAACGCAGCTGCGGTCACTTGTGCCGCTCATCAACTGGGAATGGAATTAACTGAGATTGCTGAAAGACTTTCTACAGTAGAGCTGCCCAAGCAGCGCTTCCACTGCCATACCCATGGGGAATGGACGCTTATCGACGACTCCTACAATGCCAACCCGCTCTCTATGGACCGGGCAATCGACACCGCAAAGCACATTGCCGGAGAAAGACCGCTGGTGCTGGTGCTAGGCGATATGCTGGAACTTGGCGAGGAGGCCGGATGCGCACATTGCGACCTCGGCACTAAAATCGCGTCAGTCAAGCCTGATGCAACTTTCTACCACGGTATGCACTATGCCGAAGTAGCCGCCAATACCAATGGATCTACCCTCGTTCCGGTAAATAAACCTGCTGAATTTTTGAATGGAATACATGAACTTGGTCTCAATGACGCGGTGGTCCTTTTCAAAGGATCAAGGTCCTGCCACATGGAAGACTACTTCAACGCATTGAGCAGCGATATCAACAGGGAGAGCGGAGGAAACAAAGCATGA
- the ftsA gene encoding cell division protein FtsA, protein MAKSDLIVGLDVGTTKICAVVGEPTADGVDIVGIGTAPSTGLRKGVVVNIEQTVQSIKKALEEAELMAGCEIRSVYAGIAGSHIKGFNSHGVIAVKGGEVTQKDVDRVIDAAKAVAIPLDREVIHTLPQEYIVDDQRGIADPLGMAGVRLEVKVHIVTGAVTSAQNIIRSCHRSGLDVSDIVLESLASSKAVLSEEEREIGVAIVDIGGGTTDLAIFANDSIKHTSVIALGGNNLTNDIAFGLRTPMGSAEQIKVKYGTALTDLVTTDETIDVPSVGGRDHRKMSKRVLAEICEPRCEEILSLVDQELVRSGYKNMIAAGVVLTGGTSLVDGMQELAEQIFDLPVRIGYPAGMGGLKDVVNSPKFATAVGLLMYGAEKEGSSEQVFRIRDENVFNRILGRMRKWFTDIA, encoded by the coding sequence ATGGCCAAGTCTGATCTGATCGTCGGCCTCGATGTCGGCACTACCAAGATCTGCGCAGTTGTGGGAGAACCAACTGCGGACGGAGTTGACATTGTCGGTATAGGCACTGCCCCGTCCACCGGGTTGCGCAAGGGCGTGGTGGTCAACATCGAACAGACCGTACAGTCCATCAAAAAGGCGCTTGAAGAGGCTGAACTGATGGCCGGTTGCGAAATCCGCTCCGTATACGCGGGAATTGCAGGCAGCCACATCAAAGGTTTCAACAGCCACGGCGTTATCGCTGTAAAAGGCGGTGAAGTGACCCAGAAAGATGTTGACCGGGTTATTGATGCGGCCAAAGCTGTAGCCATTCCGCTGGACAGGGAAGTTATTCACACCCTGCCGCAGGAATACATTGTCGACGATCAACGCGGCATTGCAGATCCGCTGGGCATGGCCGGAGTACGACTCGAAGTAAAGGTCCACATCGTTACCGGTGCTGTTACCTCCGCGCAAAACATCATCCGTTCCTGCCACCGTTCAGGACTGGATGTTTCTGACATCGTTCTTGAATCACTTGCTTCCAGCAAGGCCGTTCTTTCCGAAGAAGAAAGAGAGATCGGCGTTGCCATTGTGGATATCGGGGGAGGTACCACCGATCTGGCAATTTTCGCAAATGATTCAATTAAACATACTTCAGTTATCGCTCTCGGCGGTAACAACCTGACTAACGACATAGCGTTCGGGCTGAGAACGCCCATGGGGTCTGCGGAACAGATCAAGGTCAAATACGGAACTGCACTCACCGATCTGGTCACTACTGACGAGACCATTGACGTGCCCTCCGTAGGCGGACGTGATCACCGCAAAATGTCTAAAAGGGTTCTGGCTGAAATCTGCGAACCACGCTGCGAGGAAATCCTTTCTCTGGTGGATCAGGAGCTGGTACGCAGCGGATATAAGAACATGATCGCCGCAGGCGTTGTTCTTACCGGCGGAACCTCTTTAGTGGACGGCATGCAGGAACTGGCGGAACAGATTTTCGATCTGCCGGTACGCATCGGTTATCCGGCAGGAATGGGAGGCCTGAAGGATGTTGTCAACAGTCCCAAATTTGCCACAGCAGTGGGACTGCTCATGTACGGTGCGGAAAAAGAAGGCAGCTCTGAGCAGGTCTTCAGAATCCGTGACGAAAATGTTTTCAACCGCATTCTGGGCAGGATGCGTAAATGGTTTACTGATATTGCGTAA